In Romeriopsis navalis LEGE 11480, the sequence CTATTTAAGCTGGGTGACATTGATGGGTTTACGGCGGAAAGCCGGGCCAATTTAGCCAATAATCTGCTGCAACAAGCGATCCAGGATGCGGATGTTGATCAGCCAATTCCGGTGACGATCGTGCAGCGTGACGAATTGACGACGATTCGGATCAAAAATCGGCATCTGCTGACCGTCACCAAGGGCGAGGTCATGATGGGCGTGACGGCATCGGAGCAGGCGGAGGAGTGGGTTGCAGTTTTGCGCAAGTCGCTGCGGCAGGCCCAGCAAGAGCGACGGCCAAATTATTACCGGGAGGTGATGGGCAAAGCCTTAATCGCTTTGTCGGTGACAATTGCCTTGATTACCGCGATGCAATGGCTGCGTCGCTGGTGGTCACGACAATGGACGCGGCGATTTGGGCAATTGTCTTACCGTCGCCGATTGCTGTTGTTGCTATTGCTCTGTTTGCAGTATGGTCTGGGGTTGGCCTGTTTATTTTATATCTGTGAGCTGTTTCCACGGGCGCGGATTGGCCGCTATCGCGTCTTTTGGTTTCTCGGTGAAATCTTTAGTAATCCCTTGTTGACGGTGGGTGGGTCGGCCTATTCGCTGTTGGATGTGACGAAGTTGATCTTGTTGACTGGGGCGCTAGTGCTGGCGTCACGGAGTCTGACAGCGATCGTTAAGTCGCGGGTGTTGCAAACCTTGGTGCCCGATCGGGGTATGCAAGATGCGATCGCCACGGTGATGCAGTTTGGCTTAACGGGGTTGGGGCTGTTTATTTTGTTGCAGGCTTGGGGGATTGACCTGCGCGCCTTGGCCATTTTTGCGAGTGTGTTGGGCGTCGGCCTGGGGTTTGGCTTACAGAATATCGCCAACAACTTTATCAGTGGTTGGATTTTGTTAATCGAACGGCCGGTGCAGGTGGGTGATTTTATTAAGTTAGGAGACTTGATGGGTACGGTGGAGCGGATTGGGCCACGCAGTACCGAAATTCGAACCCCCGATCGTGTATCGATTATCGTTCCTAACGCGGAGTTAGTTGAAAGTCGGGTGGTGAACTGGAGCCATCACCATCCAGTTTCCCGCTTACATCTGCCGTTGGGTGTGGCCTATGGTTCATCGATCGAATTGGTTCACAAAGCGGTGATTGAAGCGGCGCAGGCGCATCCCGAAGTCTTACGTCATCCCCAGCCACGCCTCCGCTTTTTGGGCTTCGGTGATAGTTCCCTCGACTTCGACCTGATGGTTTGGTTACGTGATCCCCGTCACCAGTTTGATCTCAAAAGCGATGTTTACTATCTCCTCGAAGCGAATCTCAATCGCTATCAGATCGAAATTCCCTTTCCTCAGCGCGATCTGAATCTGCGGACGCCGGAGTTGCAGTCGATGATGGCGAATTTACCAGTGGTCGATCGGCCGGTCGCTGAGTCTGTCGTTGAGCCAACACACAAAAATCTACTGGCGGATGTGAGGCACTATTCTGCGATTTTGCAAACGCCCAAGAGTGTGACGGAAGACGAAATTGGACAGTTGATTCAGCAAATGCGTGGTCCTGAAGGGGTATCAATTCAAGATCGGCGATTCCGGTTGACAGTACATCCGAAATGCTTTGTGGGGAGTGAAGCCGTGACTTGGATTGTGGATACGCAAAAAGCGACGCGGGAAGCCGCCGTCCAGATTGGGCAACTTTTAGTTGAATTGGGGATTGTGCATCACGTTACCGATGAACATGCCTTTCGAGACGAGTATTTGTTCTATCGGTTTTACGATGATGAAATGTAAGATTTGGCGGTGGTATTTTACCTGCTTCACGCGCCAATGCCGATGATTGTCTGGGTGAAGCGGAAACTTTGGTGACTAAAACTTCTGTGATTAATTATGATGCCAACTTCAGATCGAGCGGACTTGAATTCAGGATTTAATGACTTAACCGTTCAGGGGGCCGGGATGTGACGATTTTGAGGCAATTTATCGATTACGACAAGCAACCATTTTCGGGACGTAGCTTGAACGTAACGTGTTAAATACAAAGAACACCAGTAAGAGCGCATATCCAGCTAAGAAAAATCGTAGCTCGGATACCCTTAACCAAGGTTCACAGCTCGAACCTTGCGTCACCACTTTCTGCAAGAAATTGCTACTACAGCTCTCGCGATAGATGCTGACATTCAGTAATAGCGTCGCGGTTTGGAGCAATAGGATCAGGCTTACCAAGGGGCGGGCAAACCGAATCTTCCGAGCCTGAATCTTATGCCGCACCGCACTAGTACCGGTCAGCATATTGCAGGCGAAATAGAATAAACCAAAAAAAATGAAGTAGTAAATACCACTATATCCACTGGAAGTAACCGTAAATAGCAGCCAGCTAGTAATGCTATACACAAGGAAACCAAACAAGAACACGCGCGGGGATACCAGCATCGCTGTTGCCTCCAGGGCTTGACGACGATCTTATCTAAACAGGGGTTTTATGGAGGCAGCGAGAATAGTGTGACAATGATTTTACTGTCACTCGATCGTGGTCAGCCCAGTTTGAGCATGCTTAGTTACAGGACTCTAATCGGAGAATATTTTTAATTACTCAACTAAGGTGGTTTGGATATATCGCTCAATCACCATTTGCTGCTGCTCAAGAGACAAGTGGTTTTGCTGAATTAGGTGATCGAGGCTGATGCCATTGGCGATCGCCAGTAAAGCATTGGCTTCAATTGCAGGCTGAATACCCGATCGAATTAATTTTCCGGCTTGTAATGCTGTAAGTTCTTGAATGAGCACTTCCCGCAGCTGTGCGGCACTCTGACGATGCTGTTCCATTAGGGCAGCGCGGCCCACGGCATAGCCTAAAAAGGCCACCCATACTTTGACGATAGCTTGGCGTTCTGGATCAAATGGTAGAAATGCGGATAGCAATACGACCAGCCGTTGGGTGCCGGTGGTGCCTTCGAGCGACGCTTGCATAATCTTTTGCAGGCGCTCCGTCACTTGATGGAGCGCAAATAAGATGAGTTCCTCTTTATTCCGGAAATAATGGGTGACAACGCCGGTTGTGCAAGCCATTTCCTGGGCGATCGCCCGCATACTGGTGCGATCTAAACCCTCACGCACAATCACGCGCCAAGCCGCTTCCGATACTTCGAGACGACGGTCTTGTGACGATAACGACATGCGTGGAGTCCAATTAACGACGACAACTTAACGACGACAGCCAAGAAACGACTGGCGGCATATTGACAGATTATCATAACAGTTGTTATCTTATGTGCATAACAACTGTTATGAGGTTTGCGTGATGAGTATGCAAATACCTGGGCCAAAACCGCGAACTGGTCTTCTGGGATCGCTCGATCGCTTTATTGGTCCTGGTGCTACGACCGCCGAACTTGTTTTGCAGCTAATTCCGCCAGTGGTGGCGGCGATCGTGGCACCGGCTTATGCGATGACGTTATCAATTCCCTGGACGCCGGTGCAGTTAGGGTTGATTGCGATTTTGGGCTTTGATTTGTTGGGCGGCGTGCTGACGAATGCGACTGCGGCCGGTAAGCGCTGGTATCACCGATCGGGTCAGGGTTGGCGGCAGCATTTGGGGTTCACCGCGATACATCTGCTGCATATTCTGTTGGTGTCGCTGTTTTTGCGTGGCGGTGATGTCGCCTTCTTTGCGGGTGTTTCGCTGTATCTGTTGAGTGCGGCGGCAATGATTATTTGGGCGCCGCTATATCTCCAGCGACCTGTGGCGCTTGGCTTGTATGGCTTGGCACTATTGGGTGATCGCTATTGGTTTGTGCCGACGCCAGGGCTGGAATGGTTTTTGTCTTTCTTCTTCCTTAAATTATTGATCGGCCATTTGCTCCACGAAACGCCCTATCTTCCGGGAGAAAAACGTTAGTTCGATATTCACGATTAAACTTTTCATCATGAGGTCATTATCATGGTTGCGACTAAGGATGGGGTTGCAGGATTGTTGGGACTGTCATCTCTGTTGTTGACTGTATTGGTTCCGGGAGGACCGATCGAAACGCGTAGTTTTGCGCATATTAATCCGCTGATTCTCGGAGGATTTAATACGTTCCTGACAACGCTGAGTATTGTGAGCTTGGTATTGGTTTACTTTGTGGTGCAGCGGTACGTTTGGGCCTTCGTTGCCGCTGCTGTTTGTGGTATGTCCTACTTTCTGGTTTATGTGCTGGATTTGGCGCATATTTTCCCGGTGTCGCCAGATATGATGCCATCGGCATTGTTTGTCATTGAACTGTTGGGGACGATCGTATCCGTTCCCTTAATGATCGTCGCAGTTCAGGCTGTTCTGGATCATCGGCCAGATCAGCATAATGCAGAAGCGCTGAAACCACGACGAAATGGCGCCATGACAATCGATGGTGCGGGCATCAGTCAGCGATTTATCTACATCGCCCTAGCGTTAGTCGGCGTTGGATTCGGCATCATTACATTTGCGACGCATGCAGCAATGGGTTTGTGATGGGCTGAACCGGTTGAGCCGTCTCGGATAACTTAATCCGGTTACTGCTTAACTACCAGTTGTCAGCATGAAGCTAGACGATCGCTGCCTCGTAAGAGGCGTTTAGTGCAATATATTTCAGCCCGACAGATCTAAACCGATCGATACGGCGTATACCCATGCAGAAAGTCAATCCGATTTTCCTGGATCAGCTAGCTGCCATGTGCGACTTCGGAAGCGCTTTCTACGCAGTTATATGTCGAGGTACAACATGTTAAGTTCGACTCCTAATACGAATTTTGCGATCGGTAATTTCCGCTGCTCTACTGGACGACGATCGGCGCTTTGCGCTGGACTCTTAGCGATCTTCCTCGTGCCGAGTTTTGCTTTCAGTGCATCGGCAAAAGGCACATTAAAAAATGGCATTCTGACAATTTGCCCGGATGAAACCTATTCTATTGACCTCAGCCGAAAAGTCACAACGCAAATCACGGGACACAGTGCGAAATCTAGTAAAATCTTGATTGCCCAAGCGAAGACGGTGAGAAACCGCCAAAATCATGTAATTCTCAAAATCACTGCCGGCAAGAACGAGCAAAAGAAGAATTTGATTGCGGATATTGATGTGGCGGTACAGACTGGGTTTATTCCGACGGGTATTCAACGCCGAAATCCCCAAAACAAGCGGCGGGTCGTTAATCGTCGTATCAAAACCCAAAAGGGGAGTGCCGGCAAAATCAAGGTGGTCGTTTTGCCCCAGAGTCATCCCAAGTGTAAAAAACGAGTGAAACAAACTCCCAAGCCGAAATTACGTTTATTTTGAGGATTTACGCCGGTTGCTTGCTAACCGCTATTGTAAGTTCATTTGATGAAAGAAAGGTTTTGGGCACAGCATTGGTTGAGCTAAGGGTGTTATCTCTGAAAGATGCTCAACGCCTTACGGCATCGATGGTTTTGGCACACACCCTCGAACACAATCCCGGTTGGCATAACAGGGTGCTCAACGCCTTACGGCATCAATGGTTGCGGCACGATAAAATGGCTGAGGCTAAGCGCTTCATCCTCGGGGTGCTCAACGCCTTACGGCATCAATGGTTGCGGCACCCATTTTTGAGCGCATGCCACGCAAGGATTTTGTTGTGCTCAACGCCTTACGGCATCAATGGTTGCGGCACCCGCCGCCGATCGTCTGGATTGCTTTTCCGCCTCCGTGCTCAACGCCTTA encodes:
- a CDS encoding mechanosensitive ion channel domain-containing protein translates to MPKSLMTRLAGLRGVMIFCLAGLLVFNLVLQPVAAELASPPPQAGVVVDGRILFKLGDIDGFTAESRANLANNLLQQAIQDADVDQPIPVTIVQRDELTTIRIKNRHLLTVTKGEVMMGVTASEQAEEWVAVLRKSLRQAQQERRPNYYREVMGKALIALSVTIALITAMQWLRRWWSRQWTRRFGQLSYRRRLLLLLLLCLQYGLGLACLFYICELFPRARIGRYRVFWFLGEIFSNPLLTVGGSAYSLLDVTKLILLTGALVLASRSLTAIVKSRVLQTLVPDRGMQDAIATVMQFGLTGLGLFILLQAWGIDLRALAIFASVLGVGLGFGLQNIANNFISGWILLIERPVQVGDFIKLGDLMGTVERIGPRSTEIRTPDRVSIIVPNAELVESRVVNWSHHHPVSRLHLPLGVAYGSSIELVHKAVIEAAQAHPEVLRHPQPRLRFLGFGDSSLDFDLMVWLRDPRHQFDLKSDVYYLLEANLNRYQIEIPFPQRDLNLRTPELQSMMANLPVVDRPVAESVVEPTHKNLLADVRHYSAILQTPKSVTEDEIGQLIQQMRGPEGVSIQDRRFRLTVHPKCFVGSEAVTWIVDTQKATREAAVQIGQLLVELGIVHHVTDEHAFRDEYLFYRFYDDEM
- a CDS encoding TetR/AcrR family transcriptional regulator; the protein is MSLSSQDRRLEVSEAAWRVIVREGLDRTSMRAIAQEMACTTGVVTHYFRNKEELILFALHQVTERLQKIMQASLEGTTGTQRLVVLLSAFLPFDPERQAIVKVWVAFLGYAVGRAALMEQHRQSAAQLREVLIQELTALQAGKLIRSGIQPAIEANALLAIANGISLDHLIQQNHLSLEQQQMVIERYIQTTLVE